From Priestia aryabhattai, one genomic window encodes:
- a CDS encoding patatin-like phospholipase family protein, whose amino-acid sequence MKADAVFEGGGVRGIAFTGAIEAMEESNVEWQRLAGTSAGALIAALLASGYKSGEIRKELQNMDYAKFRGKTIINRIPLIGNLIELMVHLGFYKNDYLEKWVYGLLREKEIETFADLPRDKLKIIASDISNGQMLVLPDDLPRYGMQPSDMKISQAVMMSASIPFFFRPVIWKSKGFKRSYIVDGALLSNFPIWLFDTEHPRFPTFGFRFVKEEIDTAAIIPTPVHLFKSMFTTMLQAHDLRYLNAETKERTVQIPTGVITATDFALKEEEIEFLYESGYTSAKQFLEKWDFEQHKMKRTGRPLTRRKLP is encoded by the coding sequence GTGAAAGCAGATGCTGTGTTTGAAGGGGGAGGCGTTCGAGGGATTGCATTCACGGGTGCGATTGAAGCGATGGAAGAAAGCAATGTGGAATGGCAGCGTCTAGCAGGTACGTCAGCCGGAGCGTTGATTGCTGCTCTTTTAGCGAGCGGCTATAAAAGTGGTGAAATTCGCAAAGAGCTTCAAAACATGGATTATGCCAAGTTTCGCGGAAAAACGATCATTAACCGAATTCCTTTGATTGGGAACTTGATTGAATTGATGGTTCACTTAGGTTTTTATAAAAATGATTATTTAGAAAAATGGGTGTACGGTCTGTTGCGTGAAAAAGAAATCGAAACGTTTGCGGATTTGCCGAGGGATAAGCTGAAAATTATTGCATCAGATATTTCGAACGGACAGATGCTTGTGTTGCCTGACGACTTGCCTCGCTACGGAATGCAGCCAAGTGATATGAAGATTTCACAAGCTGTGATGATGAGTGCGTCCATTCCTTTTTTCTTTCGTCCCGTCATCTGGAAATCCAAAGGGTTCAAGAGGTCATACATTGTGGACGGAGCGCTTTTAAGCAATTTTCCCATTTGGCTGTTTGATACGGAGCATCCGCGTTTCCCGACGTTTGGTTTTCGATTTGTAAAAGAAGAAATTGATACAGCCGCTATTATTCCGACGCCCGTCCATTTATTTAAAAGTATGTTTACGACAATGCTGCAAGCGCACGATTTGCGGTATTTGAACGCGGAGACAAAAGAACGAACCGTACAAATTCCAACGGGTGTGATTACGGCAACGGATTTTGCATTAAAGGAAGAAGAAATTGAATTTTTATATGAATCTGGTTATACCTCGGCAAAGCAATTTTTAGAAAAATGGGATTTTGAACAGCATAAAATGAAACGAACCGGACGTCCACTGACACGAAGAAAGCTCCCGTAA
- a CDS encoding glycoside hydrolase family 32 protein yields the protein MAESKYRTILEAKSGELEALKEKAIKDSWQPIYHIHPSYGLMNDPNGLIQLNGEYHVFYQWYPYGAMHGMKHWAHVKSTDLVTWERLPVALTPTEEYESHGAYSGGAIEKNGQGLLFYTGNVKYEDGSRSANQCIAMLNQDGSVEKYTQNPAVRGVPDGYTGHVRDPKVWKENDTYYMLLGAQRENETGALIVYESSDALQWSFKGEVKTSLPDFGYMWECPDYFKLDGKDVFVFSPQGIKADGHNFHNIYNVIYAVGTFDVESLTFEMDDYREIDKGFDFYAPQTFQDESGRRLLFAWIGNPDVDYPSDEYGWAHALTLPRELSLEGNELVQKPVEELNKLRDQAVHFRGTLKNEEVIIDEATNNAYEINMTFREVAAKQFGLELFNSKEEELRLVFDTEKQEVRLDRSSFHHQYATEYGVIRSEKWTASKEVDVRVFVDKSIVEIYINGGKIVFTSRVFPKKDSKSAVNVFAEGAVDYRIDYYGMSRGI from the coding sequence ATGGCTGAATCGAAGTACAGAACAATTTTAGAAGCAAAATCTGGAGAATTAGAAGCATTAAAAGAGAAAGCAATCAAAGACAGCTGGCAGCCGATTTATCATATTCACCCATCGTACGGGCTGATGAATGATCCAAACGGTTTGATTCAATTAAACGGTGAGTATCACGTGTTTTATCAGTGGTATCCGTACGGTGCGATGCATGGAATGAAGCACTGGGCTCATGTGAAATCTACGGATTTAGTAACGTGGGAACGTCTTCCGGTTGCGCTAACGCCAACGGAAGAATATGAATCGCACGGCGCATACTCAGGCGGCGCGATTGAAAAGAATGGACAAGGGCTGCTGTTTTATACGGGTAATGTAAAATACGAAGACGGCTCACGTTCAGCTAATCAATGTATCGCGATGCTAAACCAAGATGGAAGCGTGGAAAAGTACACGCAGAATCCAGCGGTGCGAGGCGTTCCTGATGGATACACAGGACATGTGCGCGATCCAAAAGTATGGAAAGAAAATGATACATATTATATGCTGCTAGGCGCTCAGCGTGAAAACGAAACGGGCGCATTAATTGTTTATGAATCAAGCGATGCGCTTCAGTGGTCATTTAAAGGTGAAGTCAAAACATCGCTTCCTGACTTTGGGTATATGTGGGAGTGCCCGGATTATTTTAAGCTTGACGGAAAAGATGTGTTTGTCTTTTCACCGCAGGGAATCAAAGCGGACGGCCACAATTTTCATAATATTTATAATGTGATTTACGCGGTAGGAACATTTGATGTGGAAAGTTTAACGTTTGAAATGGATGACTATCGTGAAATTGATAAGGGATTTGACTTTTACGCACCGCAAACGTTCCAAGATGAAAGCGGACGTCGCTTGCTATTTGCATGGATTGGAAACCCGGACGTTGACTATCCGTCAGACGAATACGGATGGGCCCATGCATTAACGCTTCCTCGTGAGCTTTCGCTTGAAGGAAATGAACTCGTTCAAAAGCCTGTAGAAGAGTTAAATAAGCTTCGAGATCAAGCGGTTCATTTTAGAGGAACGCTAAAAAATGAAGAAGTGATTATAGATGAAGCAACAAACAATGCATATGAAATCAATATGACGTTTCGTGAGGTAGCGGCCAAACAGTTTGGCTTAGAGCTGTTTAATAGTAAAGAAGAAGAGCTTCGCCTTGTGTTTGATACAGAAAAGCAAGAAGTGAGACTCGACCGCTCTTCATTTCACCATCAATATGCAACAGAATACGGTGTGATTCGCTCTGAAAAATGGACAGCGTCAAAGGAAGTCGATGTTCGCGTATTTGTCGACAAAAGCATCGTCGAAATTTATATAAATGGCGGCAAAATTGTTTTCACTTCCCGCGTATTCCCGAAAAAAGATTCCAAATCAGCTGTAAATGTATTTGCAGAAGGAGCTGTGGATTATCGTATTGATTATTACGGTATGTCGCGCGGTATTTAA
- a CDS encoding DUF3221 domain-containing protein has product MKFTVQSTALFLLFFICLSGCSDNAEQSKKPAGYLVQGRILEVKHDEILIANVIPRDTALEYTTNEVLGASDVQPIYVKVSDDQTYKKGQLVKAWLKKDKSVQYSVPAKGEAVKVSILKQP; this is encoded by the coding sequence ATGAAGTTTACCGTTCAATCAACTGCACTTTTTCTTCTCTTTTTTATTTGTTTAAGCGGTTGTTCTGATAACGCCGAGCAATCAAAAAAACCGGCTGGCTATTTAGTTCAAGGGCGAATCTTAGAAGTGAAACATGATGAAATTCTCATTGCGAACGTCATTCCGCGAGATACTGCGCTTGAGTATACAACAAACGAAGTGCTTGGCGCTAGCGATGTACAACCTATTTATGTAAAAGTTTCAGATGATCAAACATACAAAAAAGGACAGCTCGTTAAAGCATGGCTCAAAAAAGACAAAAGCGTTCAGTATTCCGTTCCGGCAAAAGGCGAGGCTGTTAAAGTCAGCATTTTAAAACAGCCGTAG
- a CDS encoding YtxH domain-containing protein — translation MTKENVKETVGKETKGGSKELLVGTLVGSVVGVTTALLVAPKSGKELRASIQDGANQALAKTGQVKETVYAKGQDLKQRTARLSQKVSEQSSQVVNKVKSLRTTKEQPLAETAAAEELETTEIVQDPVLEAEAVQEELNTLTQEVNELEQSVDETRH, via the coding sequence ATGACAAAAGAAAACGTAAAAGAAACAGTAGGTAAAGAAACAAAAGGTGGAAGCAAAGAGTTATTAGTCGGCACGTTAGTAGGTAGCGTAGTGGGTGTAACAACAGCTTTACTAGTAGCGCCAAAGTCAGGAAAAGAGCTGCGAGCTTCTATTCAAGACGGAGCGAATCAAGCACTTGCTAAAACAGGTCAAGTGAAAGAAACAGTGTATGCAAAAGGCCAAGACCTCAAACAGCGCACGGCTCGTCTTTCACAAAAAGTCTCCGAACAGTCTTCGCAAGTTGTCAACAAAGTGAAATCTCTGCGCACTACTAAAGAACAGCCGCTTGCAGAAACGGCTGCAGCCGAAGAGCTTGAAACGACAGAAATCGTTCAGGATCCTGTTCTTGAAGCTGAAGCAGTGCAAGAAGAATTAAATACACTTACTCAAGAAGTAAATGAATTAGAACAATCTGTCGATGAAACAAGACATTAA
- a CDS encoding MSMEG_1061 family FMN-dependent PPOX-type flavoprotein, whose amino-acid sequence MATANHKAVCDSSPRGDHAGFVQVVDEKRLLIPERRGNQKVDSLENILTNSQIGLLFLIPGVEETLRINGKACIAKEKAILETMAVHNKTPLLAIGVEVQECFLHCSKAFKRSKLWDPESWETVETLPSAAKIVAEHAGISTIEIRNNPKESKTDHFYEKKPL is encoded by the coding sequence ATCGCTACAGCTAATCATAAAGCAGTTTGCGACAGCTCTCCGCGGGGTGATCATGCTGGTTTTGTACAAGTAGTCGATGAGAAAAGGCTGCTGATTCCAGAGAGGCGCGGCAATCAAAAAGTAGATTCATTGGAAAATATTTTAACTAACTCTCAAATCGGACTGCTTTTTTTGATTCCAGGCGTAGAAGAAACGCTGCGGATTAACGGCAAAGCTTGCATTGCAAAAGAAAAAGCGATACTTGAAACAATGGCGGTTCACAATAAAACTCCGCTACTCGCTATCGGCGTCGAAGTACAAGAATGCTTTCTCCACTGCAGCAAAGCGTTCAAGCGATCAAAGCTGTGGGATCCAGAATCTTGGGAAACGGTCGAAACACTTCCTTCCGCAGCTAAAATAGTCGCAGAACACGCAGGCATTTCCACCATAGAAATCCGCAACAATCCCAAAGAAAGCAAAACTGACCACTTCTATGAAAAAAAGCCGCTATAA